The Hyphococcus flavus genome contains a region encoding:
- a CDS encoding alkaline phosphatase D family protein yields MVKMNLLMLGAASIGLAACASTHQQQVDGGNDSFKGDRYLSIAPEEPQGWIQAVPMPSAPLDQSKTLTRIVFASCAQQNEDQSIWDQIASENPDLTLYIGDNVYGDVRSNDLSLPELKAAYMRLAQSEPFSRVRAAAPMLTTWDDHDYGMNDAGGEYEYKESAEALFEYVWAVPDDDPRRSRPGIYGSWIVGEDSKRVQIIMLDTRFFRSKLKPTDERGAPGKERYIPDSDPAKTMLGEEQWAWLAEELQKPADLRLLVSSVQVIADGHGWEAWKMLPAERARLYKLIAETDANGVIMLTGDRHSAALYRKEGVNDYPLFEATSSSLNLPLRAWLDPNEPYEQEPGPNRLGDMIIDANYGLVEIDWAAGDVEVTIRGENGETLQGEVVALESLR; encoded by the coding sequence ATGGTGAAGATGAACTTGTTGATGTTAGGGGCTGCGTCGATTGGATTAGCGGCGTGTGCGTCAACTCACCAACAGCAGGTAGATGGCGGCAACGATTCCTTTAAGGGCGATCGATATCTTTCGATAGCGCCTGAAGAGCCACAGGGTTGGATCCAAGCAGTTCCGATGCCGTCCGCGCCTTTGGATCAATCTAAAACCTTGACCCGCATCGTCTTCGCGTCCTGCGCGCAACAAAACGAAGACCAGTCCATCTGGGATCAGATCGCATCAGAGAACCCGGACTTGACGCTCTATATCGGCGACAATGTTTACGGCGATGTTCGTTCAAACGACCTGTCATTGCCGGAACTGAAAGCAGCCTATATGCGGCTTGCACAGTCTGAGCCCTTTTCGCGCGTTCGCGCCGCAGCGCCCATGCTCACCACATGGGACGATCATGATTACGGCATGAACGACGCTGGCGGCGAATACGAATACAAGGAATCTGCTGAAGCCCTGTTCGAGTATGTCTGGGCTGTGCCTGACGATGATCCGCGCCGCTCGCGCCCTGGCATATATGGTTCATGGATAGTCGGCGAAGATAGCAAGCGCGTGCAGATCATTATGCTCGATACGCGCTTTTTCCGCTCAAAGCTGAAACCGACTGACGAGCGCGGCGCGCCGGGAAAGGAACGTTATATTCCGGACAGCGATCCAGCGAAAACGATGCTTGGTGAGGAGCAATGGGCGTGGCTTGCAGAGGAATTGCAAAAGCCTGCAGACCTGCGTCTTCTTGTTTCATCCGTACAGGTCATTGCCGATGGGCATGGCTGGGAAGCATGGAAGATGCTCCCCGCCGAACGCGCGCGGCTTTACAAGCTGATTGCCGAAACGGATGCGAACGGCGTTATCATGCTCACCGGCGACCGCCACTCGGCGGCGCTCTACCGGAAAGAGGGCGTCAACGATTACCCGCTGTTTGAGGCGACCTCGTCGTCACTCAACCTGCCCTTGCGCGCATGGCTTGATCCAAACGAGCCCTATGAGCAGGAACCCGGGCCGAACCGTCTCGGCGATATGATCATTGATGCAAATTACGGCCTTGTTGAAATCGACTGGGCCGCCGGCGACGTCGAGGTGACTATTCGCGGCGAGAACGGAGAAACCTTGCAAGGCGAGGTGGTCGCCCTGGAGAGCTTGCGCTAG
- the bioB gene encoding biotin synthase BioB gives MDGDARLTQKSWTRDEVEALLALPFADLIFRAAKIHRQNFNPNEVQASRLLSIKTGGCPEDCGYCSQSAHFKTGLKASKLMEKEAVIAEAKRAKAEGASRFCMGAAWRSPKDKDMEALCDMVAEVKSLGLETCMTLGMLSEEQASRLSEAGLDYYNHNIDTSPEYYEQVITTRTFKDRIDTLETVRRSGMKVCCGGIVGMGEKIEDRAGFLLALANMTPPPESVPINALMPIKGTPLSDSQPVSGLEFARLIAVARILMPKSFVRLSAGRENMSEETQALCFLAGANSIFVGDELLTTNNPGQDKDAKLFEDLGVKLI, from the coding sequence ATGGACGGCGACGCTAGGCTGACGCAGAAATCGTGGACTCGAGACGAAGTAGAAGCGTTGTTGGCGCTGCCTTTCGCGGATCTGATCTTTCGTGCTGCAAAAATTCACCGTCAAAATTTCAACCCGAACGAGGTTCAGGCATCGCGGCTGCTGTCTATTAAAACCGGCGGCTGTCCGGAAGATTGCGGTTACTGCAGCCAGTCGGCGCACTTCAAAACCGGCCTGAAAGCCTCAAAGTTGATGGAAAAGGAAGCCGTCATTGCTGAGGCAAAGCGCGCCAAGGCCGAAGGCGCCTCCCGGTTTTGCATGGGCGCTGCATGGCGCTCACCCAAAGACAAGGACATGGAAGCGCTTTGCGACATGGTCGCGGAAGTAAAATCGCTTGGGCTTGAAACCTGCATGACGCTAGGCATGCTGAGCGAAGAACAAGCCAGCCGGCTTAGTGAAGCCGGGCTCGATTATTACAACCACAATATCGATACGTCGCCGGAATACTATGAACAAGTGATCACGACACGGACATTTAAGGACCGTATCGACACGCTGGAGACGGTGCGTCGTTCAGGCATGAAAGTCTGTTGCGGCGGCATTGTCGGGATGGGCGAAAAAATCGAAGACCGCGCAGGATTTCTTCTCGCGCTGGCGAATATGACGCCGCCGCCTGAATCCGTGCCGATCAACGCGCTGATGCCGATCAAGGGTACGCCGTTAAGTGACTCCCAACCAGTTTCGGGGCTGGAGTTCGCCAGACTCATTGCTGTTGCGCGCATTTTGATGCCGAAATCCTTTGTGCGCCTATCGGCTGGGCGCGAAAACATGAGCGAAGAAACGCAAGCCTTGTGCTTTCTCGCCGGCGCCAATTCGATCTTCGTCGGGGATGAGCTATTAACGACCAATAATCCGGGTCAGGACAAAGATGCAAAATTGTTTGAGGATCTTGGTGTAAAGCTGATCTGA
- a CDS encoding SRPBCC family protein gives MLNKLLGGLIGFVAALFLLGYTLPDRTQFQREIIVDAPVEDVYSLISDFHEWEAWSPWSEVDQPTENVAVEGGIGQQMIWHGGYPELAGSRHEIVALAAPGHVVTRLDLGPMGEADAAFSLSPLADGRTKVTWTYHAQKRENVPFYLQPIATYMGYLTTPLLSPTYEQGLANLKRAAEAD, from the coding sequence ATGTTGAACAAGCTGCTAGGCGGTCTCATAGGCTTTGTCGCCGCGCTTTTCCTGCTCGGCTATACGCTGCCTGATCGGACCCAGTTTCAGCGCGAAATCATCGTCGACGCCCCCGTCGAAGACGTTTATTCGCTGATCAGCGATTTTCACGAATGGGAAGCCTGGTCTCCATGGTCGGAGGTTGATCAGCCAACGGAGAATGTCGCCGTTGAAGGCGGCATTGGCCAGCAGATGATCTGGCATGGCGGGTATCCGGAACTGGCAGGCAGCCGGCATGAGATTGTCGCTTTAGCAGCGCCCGGCCATGTTGTGACAAGACTCGATCTTGGCCCCATGGGCGAGGCGGACGCCGCGTTTTCGCTTTCACCACTCGCTGATGGCCGCACCAAAGTCACATGGACATACCATGCGCAAAAACGCGAGAACGTGCCTTTCTACCTGCAGCCGATCGCTACCTACATGGGTTATCTAACCACACCGCTGTTAAGCCCTACCTACGAACAAGGCCTCGCCAATCTTAAGCGCGCAGCAGAAGCGGATTAG
- the rplS gene encoding 50S ribosomal protein L19 → MNIIEQLEKEHMEELGKTVPEFAAGDTVKVNVKVKEGDRERIQAFEGVCIAKNGGGLNESFTVRKISFGEGVERVFPVYSPLVDSIEVVRRGKVRRAKLYYLRERRGKSARIAEKVDRSRAK, encoded by the coding sequence ATGAACATCATCGAGCAGCTCGAAAAAGAGCACATGGAAGAACTTGGCAAGACCGTGCCGGAGTTCGCCGCAGGCGACACAGTCAAGGTCAACGTCAAAGTGAAAGAAGGCGACCGTGAGCGAATTCAGGCGTTCGAAGGCGTCTGCATCGCGAAAAACGGCGGCGGCCTCAATGAGAGCTTTACCGTTCGCAAGATTTCTTTCGGCGAAGGCGTTGAGCGCGTATTTCCAGTCTATTCACCACTGGTGGATTCCATTGAAGTTGTACGCCGCGGCAAGGTACGCCGCGCGAAACTTTACTATCTGCGCGAACGCCGCGGAAAATCCGCCCGTATCGCAGAAAAGGTGGATCGCAGCAGAGCCAAGTAA
- the trmD gene encoding tRNA (guanosine(37)-N1)-methyltransferase TrmD, translating to MWRATVLTLYPELFPGPLNASILGRGAADGHWTLDTVNIRDFSDNKYGSVDDTPAGGGAGLVMRADILAAAIDSAPRNDRPILCLSPRGKPLTQARARSLSQGPGLIALCGRFEGIDERIFEARGVEEVSIGDFVLAGGEIAAMALIEACVRLIPGVLGSASSLGEESFEDGLLEYPQYTRPREFEGRAIPDVLLSGDHKKIAEWRQKMAEEITRTRRPDLFEGFSSNGPIRRDNNKEPKR from the coding sequence ATGTGGCGCGCAACCGTTTTGACCCTCTATCCGGAACTCTTTCCCGGTCCGCTCAACGCGTCGATCCTTGGGCGCGGCGCAGCGGACGGCCACTGGACGCTCGACACGGTCAATATTCGGGACTTTTCCGACAACAAGTACGGGTCGGTAGACGATACACCGGCAGGCGGCGGTGCAGGGCTGGTCATGCGGGCCGATATTCTGGCGGCGGCTATTGATAGTGCACCCCGAAACGACCGGCCAATTCTCTGCCTTTCGCCCCGGGGAAAGCCGCTAACTCAGGCACGCGCAAGGTCGCTGTCACAGGGACCCGGGCTGATCGCCCTGTGCGGCAGGTTTGAGGGCATCGACGAACGGATTTTCGAGGCTAGGGGCGTCGAAGAAGTCTCAATCGGGGATTTTGTGCTGGCAGGCGGCGAAATCGCCGCCATGGCCCTGATCGAGGCTTGCGTCCGGCTCATTCCGGGGGTATTGGGCTCGGCTTCATCCCTTGGGGAAGAAAGCTTTGAGGACGGGTTGCTGGAATACCCCCAGTACACGCGCCCGAGAGAATTTGAAGGCCGGGCGATCCCGGATGTGCTGCTTTCAGGCGATCACAAGAAAATCGCCGAATGGCGGCAAAAAATGGCGGAAGAAATAACGCGGACGCGACGACCGGACCTTTTCGAGGGGTTTTCATCTAACGGTCCTATCCGGCGCGACAACAACAAGGAACCGAAACGATGA
- the rimM gene encoding ribosome maturation factor RimM (Essential for efficient processing of 16S rRNA), which yields MTSRSADRRICLGAFAGAHGVKGDAKIKSFTDMPKSVATYGPVETEDGSRQFTLTILKELNNAIVLVRAPEIQSREDAESLKGVKLYVFRDALPPPDEDEFYMEDLIGLNAVDELGEELGVIKAVYNFGADDILELANIPGVKGVRLVAFTKDAVPEIALAARRITIARKHLASKL from the coding sequence ATGACAAGCCGTTCCGCCGATCGCCGAATTTGCCTCGGCGCCTTTGCCGGCGCGCACGGCGTTAAAGGCGATGCGAAAATCAAATCTTTTACAGATATGCCGAAGAGTGTCGCAACGTATGGCCCTGTCGAAACAGAAGATGGCTCACGGCAATTCACGCTGACGATCTTAAAGGAACTGAATAACGCCATCGTCCTGGTTCGCGCGCCGGAAATTCAATCGCGCGAAGATGCAGAAAGCCTCAAAGGCGTCAAGCTGTACGTCTTTCGTGACGCTTTGCCGCCGCCAGATGAAGACGAATTCTACATGGAAGACCTAATCGGTCTTAACGCCGTTGACGAACTCGGCGAAGAGCTGGGCGTCATCAAAGCCGTTTATAATTTTGGCGCTGACGATATTCTTGAACTTGCAAATATACCCGGCGTGAAGGGCGTCAGGCTTGTCGCGTTTACCAAAGACGCGGTTCCTGAAATCGCGCTTGCCGCACGCCGCATCACCATTGCCAGGAAGCATCTTGCATCAAAACTATAA
- a CDS encoding multidrug effflux MFS transporter, with translation MTGQAEPSLRLPFAELVAITAAVMALNALAIDMMLPALGTIGDELGAARDNDRQLIIIVYVLGNGIAQLFFGPIVDRFGRKRVLMLSLAGYVAGSLLSIIASSFTLLLAARAFQGVATAATRVSVMASVRDQCAGRRMAEVMSLAITIFMAAPILAPSFGQLILFAAPWRGIFVALLLYGVLLAVWTGWRLPETLAPEKRKPLKAGPIMSAYLAFLRNRVSIGYTLTSALCFGALFGYISTSEQVFLETFDLGNNFAIAFAFVAASLGAATLINARLVSRVGMRKLTHAALLTFIIVNVIHLAIASTAGETFIFFMSFMMISFFALGLIGPNCMALAMEPQGDNAGPAAAANGFAGTTIAGFLGGLIGQFYDGTTMPIILGFAILGIISLMIVLWTEQGKLFAIGENSTNEILP, from the coding sequence ATGACCGGCCAAGCTGAACCATCATTGCGTCTTCCATTTGCGGAACTTGTCGCCATCACCGCAGCGGTGATGGCGCTGAACGCGCTTGCCATCGATATGATGCTTCCGGCGCTCGGCACCATCGGCGATGAGCTTGGCGCCGCGCGTGACAATGACCGTCAACTGATCATCATCGTTTATGTTCTTGGAAATGGCATCGCGCAGCTTTTTTTCGGTCCGATTGTCGATCGTTTTGGCCGCAAGCGGGTCCTGATGCTGTCGCTTGCCGGTTACGTTGCCGGTTCGTTGCTTAGCATCATCGCGTCATCTTTCACCTTGCTTCTAGCAGCTCGGGCGTTTCAAGGCGTCGCCACGGCCGCGACGCGCGTTTCGGTGATGGCCTCTGTTCGGGACCAATGCGCGGGCCGACGCATGGCTGAGGTCATGTCGCTCGCCATCACCATTTTCATGGCGGCCCCCATTCTGGCGCCAAGCTTTGGTCAACTCATATTGTTCGCTGCCCCATGGCGCGGGATTTTTGTCGCCCTGCTTTTGTACGGCGTTCTCCTGGCCGTCTGGACAGGCTGGCGGCTGCCAGAAACTCTGGCGCCGGAAAAACGCAAGCCGCTAAAGGCGGGCCCGATAATGTCTGCCTATCTGGCGTTTCTCCGGAACCGGGTTTCCATCGGCTACACGCTGACGTCGGCGCTGTGTTTTGGCGCGCTTTTCGGATATATCTCAACATCAGAGCAAGTGTTTCTTGAGACATTCGATCTCGGGAACAACTTCGCGATCGCCTTTGCTTTTGTCGCCGCATCACTTGGCGCCGCCACGTTGATTAACGCTCGATTAGTATCGAGGGTTGGCATGCGCAAGCTGACACACGCCGCTTTGCTGACATTCATCATCGTGAATGTCATCCACCTGGCGATCGCCTCGACCGCTGGTGAGACCTTCATATTCTTTATGTCATTCATGATGATCTCTTTTTTCGCCCTTGGATTGATTGGCCCGAATTGCATGGCGCTTGCAATGGAACCGCAAGGCGACAACGCAGGTCCGGCCGCGGCGGCAAATGGTTTTGCCGGAACCACAATCGCCGGCTTTCTTGGCGGATTGATCGGGCAATTCTATGACGGCACAACTATGCCAATCATATTGGGCTTTGCTATCCTGGGAATTATCAGCCTAATGATCGTTCTCTGGACAGAACAGGGCAAGCTGTTTGCTATTGGCGAAAACAGCACCAACGAAATACTGCCATGA
- a CDS encoding DUF4212 domain-containing protein: MANAKTQDSNGGEANAQAYWRENVKLLCGLLAVWFAVSFGAGILFVDALNAIKIGGFKLGFWFAQQGSIIVFVVLIFIYAARMRVIEKRFGVSDEDQ, translated from the coding sequence ATGGCGAACGCAAAAACGCAAGATAGCAATGGCGGCGAAGCGAATGCACAAGCCTATTGGCGAGAGAATGTCAAACTTCTATGCGGGCTTCTTGCTGTCTGGTTCGCCGTATCGTTTGGCGCAGGGATATTATTCGTAGATGCGCTGAACGCGATTAAAATTGGCGGGTTCAAGCTTGGCTTCTGGTTCGCGCAGCAGGGCTCCATCATCGTTTTTGTCGTTTTGATCTTCATTTACGCCGCGCGCATGCGCGTCATTGAAAAGCGTTTCGGCGTCAGCGATGAGGATCAGTGA
- a CDS encoding sodium:solute symporter family protein, translated as MDAQLLTYLFVGVSFALYIGIAIWSRAGSTSEFYIAGGHVHPIANGMATAADWMSAASFISMAGIIAFAGYDASVYLMGWTGGYVLLALLLAPYLRKFGQFTVPDFIGERYYSKTARIVAVICLIVVSFTYIAGQMRGVGVVFSRFLEMPIEWGVITGMGVVFFYAVLGGMKGITYTQVAQYCVLIFAYLVPAVFISILITGNPIPQLGLGSDVSGDAVSVLEKLDGALVDLGFTAFTAGTKSTIDVFAITLALMVGTAGLPHVIVRFFTVPKVSDARKSAGYALVFIALLYTTAPAVGAFARLNFIDSVNEKSYADAPGWVKSWEDIGLIAWTDKNNDGVIQYRSGDAFEGRPAFSEMRGASGERLLANANTDSGNEIFVDRDIMVLANPEIAQLPAWVIALVAAGGVAAALSTAAGLLLVISTAISHDLLKRTFRPQITEKTELMAARGAAAAAILVAGYLGINPPGFVAQVVALAFGLAAASLFPAILMGIFFKGINREGAVAGMIVGLVFTLSYIVYFKSPWFGAVNDADHWLFGISPEGIGAVGMALNVVTAVITARFTSATPQSVKAMVDDIRTPAARAN; from the coding sequence ATGGACGCGCAGCTTCTCACTTATCTTTTTGTTGGCGTATCTTTTGCGCTTTACATCGGTATTGCCATCTGGTCGCGCGCCGGGTCTACGTCTGAGTTTTATATCGCCGGCGGACATGTGCACCCCATCGCCAATGGCATGGCGACGGCGGCTGACTGGATGAGCGCCGCCTCTTTTATCTCCATGGCGGGGATTATTGCATTCGCCGGTTATGACGCGAGCGTTTACCTGATGGGGTGGACTGGCGGCTATGTCTTGCTTGCTTTGCTGCTGGCACCGTATTTGCGCAAGTTCGGGCAATTCACGGTTCCGGATTTTATCGGCGAGCGGTATTATTCAAAAACAGCGCGTATCGTCGCCGTCATTTGCCTGATCGTTGTTTCATTCACTTACATCGCCGGTCAAATGCGCGGCGTTGGCGTTGTTTTCTCGCGCTTCCTTGAAATGCCCATTGAATGGGGCGTCATTACCGGCATGGGCGTTGTTTTTTTCTACGCCGTGCTTGGCGGCATGAAGGGCATCACCTACACGCAAGTGGCCCAGTATTGCGTCCTAATTTTTGCTTATCTCGTCCCGGCGGTTTTCATTTCCATTTTGATCACCGGCAATCCGATTCCACAGTTAGGATTGGGATCCGATGTCTCAGGAGACGCTGTTTCAGTTCTTGAAAAACTTGATGGCGCGCTGGTTGATTTAGGATTCACAGCGTTTACCGCCGGGACCAAATCCACGATAGACGTTTTCGCTATCACGCTCGCGCTGATGGTCGGCACAGCGGGCTTGCCGCATGTGATCGTAAGATTCTTTACGGTCCCGAAAGTTTCCGATGCAAGAAAGTCCGCTGGTTACGCGCTCGTTTTCATCGCGCTGCTTTATACGACTGCGCCTGCGGTGGGCGCTTTCGCGCGCCTCAACTTCATCGATAGCGTCAACGAGAAATCTTACGCCGACGCGCCTGGCTGGGTGAAAAGCTGGGAGGATATCGGCCTAATCGCCTGGACCGACAAGAACAATGACGGCGTCATCCAGTATCGCAGCGGCGATGCTTTTGAAGGGCGCCCTGCCTTTTCAGAAATGCGCGGTGCAAGCGGTGAAAGGCTGCTGGCCAATGCGAACACTGATAGTGGAAACGAGATTTTCGTTGATCGCGATATCATGGTGCTCGCCAACCCTGAAATCGCGCAGCTGCCGGCCTGGGTGATTGCACTGGTCGCGGCCGGCGGCGTAGCGGCGGCGCTATCGACGGCGGCGGGGCTGTTGCTGGTGATCTCGACGGCGATTAGCCACGATCTGTTGAAGCGAACCTTCCGCCCACAGATTACGGAAAAAACAGAACTGATGGCGGCGCGCGGGGCCGCTGCGGCCGCCATTCTGGTTGCGGGCTATCTTGGCATTAATCCGCCGGGCTTCGTGGCGCAGGTGGTTGCGCTTGCCTTTGGCCTAGCGGCTGCATCTCTCTTTCCTGCGATCTTGATGGGCATCTTCTTTAAAGGGATCAACCGCGAGGGCGCCGTTGCCGGCATGATCGTTGGGCTGGTGTTTACGCTGTCTTACATTGTCTATTTCAAATCGCCGTGGTTTGGCGCCGTGAATGACGCTGACCATTGGCTATTCGGTATTTCGCCGGAAGGAATCGGCGCGGTCGGCATGGCGTTGAATGTTGTGACGGCTGTCATCACGGCGCGGTTCACGTCAGCGACCCCGCAATCCGTCAAAGCGATGGTTGATGACATCAGAACGCCTGCGGCGCGCGCCAATTAG
- the zapE gene encoding cell division protein ZapE yields the protein MKGPFPRYLELVETRALESDPAQEEAAERLHALSEALQNYRGPKQSWFSKSQKTPQGIYLWGGVGRGKTLLMDIFYNNTCFEKKRRVHFHEFMAEIHERIAAWRASDMGEKKKHRAFNRDSPDDPMPPVAHDIAQDALLLCFDEFHVTDIADAMILGRLFTALFENGVVAVATSNRHPDDLYKDGLNRQLFLPFIDLMKSRFDILELKAVHDYRLAKLKQAPVYYQPLGADADNAMDASWKNMISGAHEHPETISVKGRTLKAPRAARGAARFDFSALCEQPLGASDYLALIRRYHALYIDRIPTMGADKRNEAKRFSTLVDTIYDAKVKLVCSADGEPDQLYTEGHGAFEFERTASRLMEMRTPDYLAAATENPEE from the coding sequence ATGAAGGGGCCATTTCCACGATATCTAGAGCTCGTTGAGACACGCGCCCTTGAATCCGATCCAGCGCAGGAGGAAGCGGCGGAGCGGCTGCATGCGCTGTCAGAAGCTTTACAGAATTATCGCGGCCCTAAACAAAGCTGGTTTTCGAAATCACAAAAGACACCTCAAGGGATTTACCTGTGGGGCGGTGTTGGTCGCGGCAAAACCCTGTTGATGGACATATTTTATAACAACACATGCTTCGAAAAAAAGCGCCGCGTCCACTTTCATGAATTCATGGCGGAGATACATGAGCGGATCGCCGCCTGGCGCGCATCAGACATGGGCGAGAAGAAAAAGCACCGCGCTTTCAACCGGGACAGCCCAGATGACCCCATGCCGCCTGTTGCTCATGATATAGCGCAGGACGCGTTACTGTTATGTTTCGACGAATTTCACGTCACCGATATCGCAGACGCCATGATTTTAGGGCGGCTCTTTACTGCGCTGTTTGAAAATGGCGTCGTCGCTGTGGCGACATCCAACCGCCATCCTGATGATCTTTATAAAGACGGCCTTAACCGTCAATTATTCTTACCCTTCATTGATCTAATGAAATCTCGGTTTGACATACTGGAACTCAAGGCTGTGCACGATTACCGGCTGGCAAAGCTGAAACAGGCGCCTGTTTATTATCAGCCGCTCGGTGCTGACGCGGACAACGCCATGGATGCTTCATGGAAAAATATGATCAGCGGCGCGCATGAACATCCCGAAACTATTTCTGTAAAGGGGCGGACGCTAAAGGCACCACGCGCCGCGCGTGGCGCCGCGCGTTTCGACTTTTCCGCCCTGTGCGAACAGCCCCTTGGCGCGTCGGATTATCTCGCCCTGATCCGGCGCTATCATGCGCTTTACATAGACCGGATACCAACCATGGGGGCGGACAAAAGAAACGAGGCAAAGCGGTTTTCCACTCTTGTCGATACGATCTACGATGCGAAAGTAAAGCTGGTCTGTTCGGCGGATGGAGAGCCGGATCAACTCTACACCGAAGGCCATGGCGCATTCGAATTCGAGCGCACAGCCTCTCGGCTGATGGAAATGCGCACGCCCGATTACCTTGCCGCTGCGACGGAAAACCCAGAGGAATAA
- the arsB gene encoding ACR3 family arsenite efflux transporter, translating to MPIFERYLSLWVALSIATGIALGKLMPGLFSLLASWQAANVNFAVAILIWAMVYPMMIGVDFASLKRIGSRPKGLAVTLVVNWLIKPFTMAALGVIFFKHVFAGLIPPQDAEGYIAGLILLGAAPCTAMVFVWSQLTRGDPTYTLAQVSVNDAILVVAFAPLVALLLGIVEISVPWETLILSVGLYVVIPLIAGAATRNALSKRGGAKAIDNFTARLKPYSIIGLLATVVLLFGFQGQVILDRPLIIALIAIPLFIQSYGIFAIAYAAAWAWRIPFNIAAPCALIGTSNFFELAVAVAISLFGLDSGAALATVVGVLVEVPVMLSLVAFANATRGRFPVDEVQNQ from the coding sequence TTGCCCATCTTTGAACGATATTTGTCGCTGTGGGTTGCACTGAGCATCGCGACAGGCATTGCGCTCGGCAAGCTCATGCCTGGCCTGTTTAGTTTGTTGGCTTCCTGGCAAGCCGCAAACGTAAATTTCGCCGTTGCGATACTCATCTGGGCGATGGTCTATCCGATGATGATCGGCGTTGATTTCGCCAGCTTGAAACGGATAGGAAGCCGGCCAAAAGGGCTTGCCGTCACCCTTGTTGTAAACTGGCTCATAAAACCTTTCACTATGGCAGCGCTTGGCGTGATTTTCTTCAAGCATGTGTTCGCCGGCCTCATTCCACCGCAAGACGCCGAAGGTTACATCGCAGGACTCATACTGCTCGGCGCAGCACCGTGTACTGCGATGGTGTTCGTCTGGTCGCAACTCACCCGAGGGGACCCCACATATACGCTCGCGCAGGTCAGCGTGAATGATGCAATCCTGGTCGTTGCCTTTGCGCCCCTTGTCGCTTTGCTGCTTGGTATTGTTGAGATTTCGGTGCCGTGGGAAACGCTTATTCTTTCCGTGGGGCTTTACGTCGTGATCCCGCTTATTGCCGGCGCCGCCACTCGCAATGCGCTCAGCAAACGCGGAGGCGCAAAAGCAATTGACAACTTCACCGCCCGGTTAAAACCGTATTCCATCATTGGCCTTCTGGCGACGGTGGTGTTGTTGTTCGGCTTTCAGGGACAGGTGATCCTCGATCGGCCGTTAATTATCGCCCTGATCGCCATTCCCCTCTTCATCCAGTCATACGGCATATTCGCCATCGCGTATGCCGCTGCCTGGGCGTGGCGCATCCCTTTTAATATCGCGGCGCCGTGTGCGCTGATTGGCACATCTAACTTTTTCGAACTTGCCGTTGCGGTCGCTATCAGTTTGTTCGGGCTTGATTCCGGCGCAGCGCTCGCCACCGTGGTTGGCGTTCTTGTCGAAGTTCCCGTGATGCTGTCACTTGTCGCCTTCGCCAACGCCACCCGGGGACGCTTCCCTGTAGATGAGGTCCAAAATCAATAG
- a CDS encoding arsenate reductase ArsC, with amino-acid sequence MKNILFLCTGNSARSIMAEGYMNHAGRGRWRAWSAGSTPTGKVNPFAIETLVVHGIEPPEDARSKTWDEFAAPDAPVMNAVVTVCDNAASEVCPIWPTRDGEVLKKLHWSFPDPAAATGSNEEIRAAFAAVFDDIRTQIDAYLKQS; translated from the coding sequence ATGAAAAACATTCTGTTTTTGTGCACCGGCAATTCGGCGCGCTCAATAATGGCCGAAGGTTATATGAACCACGCCGGCCGCGGACGCTGGCGCGCATGGTCTGCCGGCTCAACGCCAACTGGCAAGGTAAACCCTTTCGCGATCGAAACGCTCGTCGTTCATGGAATCGAACCGCCAGAGGACGCACGCTCAAAAACCTGGGACGAGTTCGCGGCGCCTGACGCGCCCGTCATGAACGCCGTCGTCACTGTTTGCGATAATGCCGCGAGCGAGGTTTGCCCGATCTGGCCGACAAGAGACGGCGAGGTGCTGAAGAAACTCCACTGGAGTTTTCCAGACCCGGCCGCGGCTACAGGATCAAACGAAGAAATACGCGCAGCGTTCGCTGCCGTCTTCGATGATATCCGCACACAGATCGACGCATATCTCAAGCAATCCTAA